From a region of the Eretmochelys imbricata isolate rEreImb1 chromosome 6, rEreImb1.hap1, whole genome shotgun sequence genome:
- the LOC144266903 gene encoding RING finger protein 112-like isoform X3: protein MGNANKKGPIPPPSSKPTPEGMVERLQEDVTCSICLDVLEDPVSIVCGHNFCRGCLAAHWSGVSAWGYQCPECRAPCSRNQMTPDTRLKSLLEKIRDLPREGTLTGTGTASPEPGPGAQPEAGRPVQLVCVDEKGGLTLDEDALSRCLEQSGVGDAPVCLVSIIGEQRRGKSFLLNYLLRRLRSLVAVLLVDTEGSMDIARDTETSVKLSALSMLLGSYQILNVSSQLKDPDLEYLEMFLHVAEEVGKEYGLESIQQLDLLVRDWSNSLVLGTDGGKEHLRDVRQMLAVRSPCKHPKALEALNRSKTRCYLMPFPGKRIMTGSEGCVRDMDEDFRESLRDYVTGLVASAGHNIWRDRHGALVTGSQLAAKIKEFSDLMKKHCFGFSSPAQMAITFHNQRVLDRASADHTVFLREKDGDSRNMVACLKVRPSKMAELFAERRGQLLWRCRTDMREPAPETEAQLTELEAVLTREAETFLESYGKRFKKFAILAGVGVGALALGPVGGAAGAGIAAAVIAAEAAGMLAVAEVVAIGVGAGAVAGMCVGGGVGGGVGGNIAQKDRQRAKSPGGGREEEDGTEDLSDEKPLI, encoded by the exons ATGGGAAATGCAAATAAGAAAGG GCCGATCCCACCCCCCTCCTCGAAGCCAACTCCAGAGGGGATGGTGGAGCGACTCCAGGAGGACGTCAcctgctccatctgcctggacgTCTTGGAGGACCCCGTCTCCATCGTGTGTGGCCACAACTTCTGCCGGGGCTGCCTCGCGGCTCACTGGAGTGGGGTCTCGGCTTGGGGGTACCAGTGCCCCGAGTGccgggctccctgctccaggaacCAGATGACCCCAGACACACGTCTCAAAAGCCTGTTGGAGAAAATCAGAGACCTGCCACGTGAAGGGACGTTGACAGGAACAGGGACAGCGAGCCCTGAG ccGGGGCCGGGGGCTCAGCCAGAGGCGGGGCGCCCGGTGCAATTGGTGTGTGTGGATGAGAAAGGGGGCCTGACCCTGGACGAGGATGCCCTGAGCCGCTGCCtggagcagagtggggtgggggacgcCCCCGTCTGCCTGGTGTCCATCATCGGGGAGCAGCGCCGGGGCAAATCCTTCCTGCTGAACTACCTGCTGCGCCGACTCCGGAGCCTG GTGGCCGTGCTGCTGGTCGACACCGAGGGCTCCATGGACATCGCCAGAGACACGGAGACCAGCGTGAAACTCTCCGCCCTCTCCATGCTGCTTGGCTCCTACCAG ATCCTGAATGTTTCCAGCCAGCTAAAGGACCCCGATCTAGAGTATCTGGag atGTTTCTGCACGTGGCCGAAGAGGTGGGAAAGGAATACGGGCTGGAGTCCATTCAG CAGCTAGACCTGCTGGTGCGGGATTGGAGCAACTCCTTGGTCCTTGGAACGGACGGTGGGAAGGAGCATCTGAGAGACGTCCGACAG ATGCTGGCCGTGAGGTCCCCTTGCAAACACCCCAAGGCCCTGGAAGCTCTGAACAGAAGCAAAACCCGCTGTTACCTGATGCCCTTCCCTGGCAAGCGGATCATGACTGGAAGCGAGGGATGCGTGAGAG ACATGGATGAGGATTTCCGGGAGAGCCTGAGGGACTACGTCACCGGCTTGGTGGCCTCAGCCGGTCACAACATCTGGAGGGACCGGCACGGGGCGCTGGTGACCGGGTCACAGCTCGCTGCCAAGATAAAG GAATTCTCTGATCTGATGAAGAAACATTGCTTCGGCTTCTCCTCTCCCGCTCAG ATGGCCATCACCTTCCACAACCAGAGAGTCCTGGACAGGGCCAGCGCAGACCACACTGTGTTTTTGAGGGAGAAG GACGGCGACTCCCGGAACATGGTCGCCTGCCTGAAGGTGCGGCCGAGCAAGATGGCGGAGCTGTTCGCGGAGCGGCGTGGGCAGTTGCTCTGGCGGTGCCGGACGGACATGCGGGAGCCGGCGCCGGAGACAGAGGCCCAGCTGACGGAGCTGGAGGCGGTGCTGACGCGGGAGGCCGAGACCTTCCTGGAGAGCTACGGGAAGCGCTTCAAGAAATTTGCCATTTTGGCGGGCGTGGGCGTGGGGGCGCTGGCCCTGGGACCGGTGGGGGGCGCTGCCGGTGCCGGGATTGCCGCCGCTGTCATTGCTGCCGAGGCGGCTGGGATGCTCGCCGTGGCCGAGGTGGTGGCCATTGGGGTTGGGGCGGGCGCCGTGGCCGGGATGTGTGTGGGCGGGGGCGTGGGCGGGGGAGTTGGTGGGAACATCGCCCAGAAGGATAGGCAGAGGGCCAAGTCTCCTGGaggcgggagggaggaggaggacggCACTGAGGATCTATCCGACGAGAAACCCCTGATCTGA
- the LOC144266903 gene encoding RING finger protein 112-like isoform X1: MGNANKKGPIPPPSSKPTPEGMVERLQEDVTCSICLDVLEDPVSIVCGHNFCRGCLAAHWSGVSAWGYQCPECRAPCSRNQMTPDTRLKSLLEKIRDLPREGTLTGTGTASPEPGPGAQPEAGRPVQLVCVDEKGGLTLDEDALSRCLEQSGVGDAPVCLVSIIGEQRRGKSFLLNYLLRRLRSLDVKDGSWMGREEEPLEGFEWRVGARSVTKGVWAWSQPFWVPSEGGQVAVLLVDTEGSMDIARDTETSVKLSALSMLLGSYQILNVSSQLKDPDLEYLEMFLHVAEEVGKEYGLESIQQLDLLVRDWSNSLVLGTDGGKEHLRDVRQMLAVRSPCKHPKALEALNRSKTRCYLMPFPGKRIMTGSEGCVRDMDEDFRESLRDYVTGLVASAGHNIWRDRHGALVTGSQLAAKIKEFSDLMKKHCFGFSSPAQMAITFHNQRVLDRASADHTVFLREKDGDSRNMVACLKVRPSKMAELFAERRGQLLWRCRTDMREPAPETEAQLTELEAVLTREAETFLESYGKRFKKFAILAGVGVGALALGPVGGAAGAGIAAAVIAAEAAGMLAVAEVVAIGVGAGAVAGMCVGGGVGGGVGGNIAQKDRQRAKSPGGGREEEDGTEDLSDEKPLI, translated from the exons ATGGGAAATGCAAATAAGAAAGG GCCGATCCCACCCCCCTCCTCGAAGCCAACTCCAGAGGGGATGGTGGAGCGACTCCAGGAGGACGTCAcctgctccatctgcctggacgTCTTGGAGGACCCCGTCTCCATCGTGTGTGGCCACAACTTCTGCCGGGGCTGCCTCGCGGCTCACTGGAGTGGGGTCTCGGCTTGGGGGTACCAGTGCCCCGAGTGccgggctccctgctccaggaacCAGATGACCCCAGACACACGTCTCAAAAGCCTGTTGGAGAAAATCAGAGACCTGCCACGTGAAGGGACGTTGACAGGAACAGGGACAGCGAGCCCTGAG ccGGGGCCGGGGGCTCAGCCAGAGGCGGGGCGCCCGGTGCAATTGGTGTGTGTGGATGAGAAAGGGGGCCTGACCCTGGACGAGGATGCCCTGAGCCGCTGCCtggagcagagtggggtgggggacgcCCCCGTCTGCCTGGTGTCCATCATCGGGGAGCAGCGCCGGGGCAAATCCTTCCTGCTGAACTACCTGCTGCGCCGACTCCGGAGCCTG gatgTGAAGGATGGATCCTGGATGGGCCGGGAGGAGGAGCCCCTGGAGGGGTTCGAGTGGCGAGTTGGTGCCCGCAGTGTCACCAAGGGGGTGTGGGCGTGGAGTCAGCCCTTCTGGGTCCCCTCTGAGGGGGGGCAG GTGGCCGTGCTGCTGGTCGACACCGAGGGCTCCATGGACATCGCCAGAGACACGGAGACCAGCGTGAAACTCTCCGCCCTCTCCATGCTGCTTGGCTCCTACCAG ATCCTGAATGTTTCCAGCCAGCTAAAGGACCCCGATCTAGAGTATCTGGag atGTTTCTGCACGTGGCCGAAGAGGTGGGAAAGGAATACGGGCTGGAGTCCATTCAG CAGCTAGACCTGCTGGTGCGGGATTGGAGCAACTCCTTGGTCCTTGGAACGGACGGTGGGAAGGAGCATCTGAGAGACGTCCGACAG ATGCTGGCCGTGAGGTCCCCTTGCAAACACCCCAAGGCCCTGGAAGCTCTGAACAGAAGCAAAACCCGCTGTTACCTGATGCCCTTCCCTGGCAAGCGGATCATGACTGGAAGCGAGGGATGCGTGAGAG ACATGGATGAGGATTTCCGGGAGAGCCTGAGGGACTACGTCACCGGCTTGGTGGCCTCAGCCGGTCACAACATCTGGAGGGACCGGCACGGGGCGCTGGTGACCGGGTCACAGCTCGCTGCCAAGATAAAG GAATTCTCTGATCTGATGAAGAAACATTGCTTCGGCTTCTCCTCTCCCGCTCAG ATGGCCATCACCTTCCACAACCAGAGAGTCCTGGACAGGGCCAGCGCAGACCACACTGTGTTTTTGAGGGAGAAG GACGGCGACTCCCGGAACATGGTCGCCTGCCTGAAGGTGCGGCCGAGCAAGATGGCGGAGCTGTTCGCGGAGCGGCGTGGGCAGTTGCTCTGGCGGTGCCGGACGGACATGCGGGAGCCGGCGCCGGAGACAGAGGCCCAGCTGACGGAGCTGGAGGCGGTGCTGACGCGGGAGGCCGAGACCTTCCTGGAGAGCTACGGGAAGCGCTTCAAGAAATTTGCCATTTTGGCGGGCGTGGGCGTGGGGGCGCTGGCCCTGGGACCGGTGGGGGGCGCTGCCGGTGCCGGGATTGCCGCCGCTGTCATTGCTGCCGAGGCGGCTGGGATGCTCGCCGTGGCCGAGGTGGTGGCCATTGGGGTTGGGGCGGGCGCCGTGGCCGGGATGTGTGTGGGCGGGGGCGTGGGCGGGGGAGTTGGTGGGAACATCGCCCAGAAGGATAGGCAGAGGGCCAAGTCTCCTGGaggcgggagggaggaggaggacggCACTGAGGATCTATCCGACGAGAAACCCCTGATCTGA
- the LOC144266903 gene encoding RING finger protein 112-like isoform X2 produces the protein MGNANKKGPIPPPSSKPTPEGMVERLQEDVTCSICLDVLEDPVSIVCGHNFCRGCLAAHWSGVSAWGYQCPECRAPCSRNQMTPDTRLKSLLEKIRDLPREGTLTGTGTASPEPGPGAQPEAGRPVQLVCVDEKGGLTLDEDALSRCLEQSGVGDAPVCLVSIIGEQRRGKSFLLNYLLRRLRSLDVKDGSWMGREEEPLEGFEWRVGARSVTKGVWAWSQPFWVPSEGGQVAVLLVDTEGSMDIARDTETSVKLSALSMLLGSYQILNVSSQLKDPDLEYLEMFLHVAEEVGKEYGLESIQLDLLVRDWSNSLVLGTDGGKEHLRDVRQMLAVRSPCKHPKALEALNRSKTRCYLMPFPGKRIMTGSEGCVRDMDEDFRESLRDYVTGLVASAGHNIWRDRHGALVTGSQLAAKIKEFSDLMKKHCFGFSSPAQMAITFHNQRVLDRASADHTVFLREKDGDSRNMVACLKVRPSKMAELFAERRGQLLWRCRTDMREPAPETEAQLTELEAVLTREAETFLESYGKRFKKFAILAGVGVGALALGPVGGAAGAGIAAAVIAAEAAGMLAVAEVVAIGVGAGAVAGMCVGGGVGGGVGGNIAQKDRQRAKSPGGGREEEDGTEDLSDEKPLI, from the exons ATGGGAAATGCAAATAAGAAAGG GCCGATCCCACCCCCCTCCTCGAAGCCAACTCCAGAGGGGATGGTGGAGCGACTCCAGGAGGACGTCAcctgctccatctgcctggacgTCTTGGAGGACCCCGTCTCCATCGTGTGTGGCCACAACTTCTGCCGGGGCTGCCTCGCGGCTCACTGGAGTGGGGTCTCGGCTTGGGGGTACCAGTGCCCCGAGTGccgggctccctgctccaggaacCAGATGACCCCAGACACACGTCTCAAAAGCCTGTTGGAGAAAATCAGAGACCTGCCACGTGAAGGGACGTTGACAGGAACAGGGACAGCGAGCCCTGAG ccGGGGCCGGGGGCTCAGCCAGAGGCGGGGCGCCCGGTGCAATTGGTGTGTGTGGATGAGAAAGGGGGCCTGACCCTGGACGAGGATGCCCTGAGCCGCTGCCtggagcagagtggggtgggggacgcCCCCGTCTGCCTGGTGTCCATCATCGGGGAGCAGCGCCGGGGCAAATCCTTCCTGCTGAACTACCTGCTGCGCCGACTCCGGAGCCTG gatgTGAAGGATGGATCCTGGATGGGCCGGGAGGAGGAGCCCCTGGAGGGGTTCGAGTGGCGAGTTGGTGCCCGCAGTGTCACCAAGGGGGTGTGGGCGTGGAGTCAGCCCTTCTGGGTCCCCTCTGAGGGGGGGCAG GTGGCCGTGCTGCTGGTCGACACCGAGGGCTCCATGGACATCGCCAGAGACACGGAGACCAGCGTGAAACTCTCCGCCCTCTCCATGCTGCTTGGCTCCTACCAG ATCCTGAATGTTTCCAGCCAGCTAAAGGACCCCGATCTAGAGTATCTGGag atGTTTCTGCACGTGGCCGAAGAGGTGGGAAAGGAATACGGGCTGGAGTCCATTCAG CTAGACCTGCTGGTGCGGGATTGGAGCAACTCCTTGGTCCTTGGAACGGACGGTGGGAAGGAGCATCTGAGAGACGTCCGACAG ATGCTGGCCGTGAGGTCCCCTTGCAAACACCCCAAGGCCCTGGAAGCTCTGAACAGAAGCAAAACCCGCTGTTACCTGATGCCCTTCCCTGGCAAGCGGATCATGACTGGAAGCGAGGGATGCGTGAGAG ACATGGATGAGGATTTCCGGGAGAGCCTGAGGGACTACGTCACCGGCTTGGTGGCCTCAGCCGGTCACAACATCTGGAGGGACCGGCACGGGGCGCTGGTGACCGGGTCACAGCTCGCTGCCAAGATAAAG GAATTCTCTGATCTGATGAAGAAACATTGCTTCGGCTTCTCCTCTCCCGCTCAG ATGGCCATCACCTTCCACAACCAGAGAGTCCTGGACAGGGCCAGCGCAGACCACACTGTGTTTTTGAGGGAGAAG GACGGCGACTCCCGGAACATGGTCGCCTGCCTGAAGGTGCGGCCGAGCAAGATGGCGGAGCTGTTCGCGGAGCGGCGTGGGCAGTTGCTCTGGCGGTGCCGGACGGACATGCGGGAGCCGGCGCCGGAGACAGAGGCCCAGCTGACGGAGCTGGAGGCGGTGCTGACGCGGGAGGCCGAGACCTTCCTGGAGAGCTACGGGAAGCGCTTCAAGAAATTTGCCATTTTGGCGGGCGTGGGCGTGGGGGCGCTGGCCCTGGGACCGGTGGGGGGCGCTGCCGGTGCCGGGATTGCCGCCGCTGTCATTGCTGCCGAGGCGGCTGGGATGCTCGCCGTGGCCGAGGTGGTGGCCATTGGGGTTGGGGCGGGCGCCGTGGCCGGGATGTGTGTGGGCGGGGGCGTGGGCGGGGGAGTTGGTGGGAACATCGCCCAGAAGGATAGGCAGAGGGCCAAGTCTCCTGGaggcgggagggaggaggaggacggCACTGAGGATCTATCCGACGAGAAACCCCTGATCTGA
- the LOC144266303 gene encoding RING finger protein 112-like, with protein MGNANKKGPIPPPSSKPAPEGMVERLQEDVTCSICLDVLEDPVSIECGHNFCRGCLAAHWSGVSAWGYQCPECRAPCSRNQMTPDTRLKSLVEKIRDLPQMQPPLGPRAQPEPGRPVQLVRLDKEWGLILDEEALSRCLEQGGVGDAPVCLVSIIGEQRRGKSFLLNYLLRRLQSLDVKDGSWMGREEEHLEGFEWRVGARSVTKGVWAWSQPFWVPSKGGQVAVLLVDTEGSMDIARDTETSVKLSALSMLLGSYQILNVSSQLKDPDLEYLEMFLHVAEEVGKEYGLESIQQLDLLVRDWSNSPVFGTDGGKEHLRDVRQMLVARSPCKHPKALEALSRSKTRCYVMPFPGKRIMTGSQGCLRDMDEDFRESLRDYVTGLVASAGQHVWRDQHGALVTGSQLAAKIKKFSDLMKKHCFGFSSPAQMAIIFHNQRVLDRASADHAVFLREKDSDSRNMVACLKVRPSKMAELFAERRGQLLWRCRTDMREPAPETEAQLTELEAVLTREAETFLESYGKHFKKFAILAGVGVGALALGPVGGAAGAGIAAAAIAAEVAVAIGAGTGAMAGIVVGGGVGGGVGGNIAQKDRQRAKAPGGGREEEDGTEDLSDEKPLI; from the exons ATGGGAAATGCAAATAAGAAAGG GCCGATCCCACCCCCCTCCTCGAAGCCAGCTCCAGAGGGGATGGTGGAGCGACTCCAGGAGGACGTCAcctgctccatctgcctggacgTCTTGGAGGACCCCGTCTCCATTGAGTGTGGCCACAACTTCTGCCGGGGCTGCCTCGCGGCTCACTGGAGTGGGGTCTCGGCTTGGGGGTACCAGTGCCCCGAGTGccgggctccctgctccaggaacCAGATGACCCCAGACACACGTCTCAAAAGCCTGGTGGAGAAAATCAGAGACCTGCCAC agatgcagccacctctggg GCCGAGGGCTCAGCCAGAGCCGGGGCGCCCGGTGCAGCTGGTGCGTTTGGACAAGGAATGGGGCTTGATCCTGGATGAGGAGGCCCTGAGCCgctgcctggagcagggtggggtgggggatgcccCCGTCTGCCTGGTGTCCATCATCGGGGAGCAGCGCCGGGGCAAATCCTTCCTGCTGAACTACCTGCTGCGTCGTCTCCAGAGCCTG GATGTGAAGGATGGATCCTGGATGGGCCGGGAGGAGGAGCACCTGGAGGGGTTCGAGTGGCGAGTTGGTGCCCGCAGTGTCACCAAGGGGGTGTGGGCGTGGAGTCAGCCCTTCTGGGTCCCCTCCAAGGGGGGGCAG gtGGCCGTGCTGCTGGTCGACACCGAGGGCTCCATGGACATCGCCAGAGACACGGAGACCAGCGTGAAACTCTCCGCCCTCTCCATGCTGCTTGGCTCCTACCAG ATCCTGAATGTTTCCAGCCAGCTAAAGGACCCCGATCTAGAATATCTGGAG atGTTTCTGCACGTGGCCGAAGAGGTGGGAAAGGAATACGGGCTGGAGTCCATTCAG CAGCTAGACCTGCTGGTGCGGGATTGGAGCAACTCCCCGGTCTTTGGAACGGACGGTGGGAAGGAGCATCTGAGAGACGTCCGACAG ATGCTGGTGGCGAGGTCCCCTTGCAAACACCCCAAGGCCCTGGAAGCGCTGAGCAGAAGCAAAACCCGCTGTTACGTGATGCCCTTCCCTGGCAAGCGGATCATGACTGGAAGCCAGGGATGCCTGAGAG ACATGGATGAGGATTTCCGGGAGAGCCTGAGGGACTACGTCACCGGCCTGGTGGCCTCAGCCGGTCAACACGTCTGGAGGGACCAGCACGGGGCGCTGGTGACCGGGTCACAGCTCGCTGCCAAGATAAAG AAATTCTCTGATCTGATGAAGAAACATTGCTTCGGCTTCTCCTCTCCCGCTCAG ATGGCCATCATCTTCCACAACCAGAGAGTCCTGGACAGGGCCAGCGCAGACCACGCTGTGTTTTTGAGGGAGAAG GACAGCGACTCCCGGAACATGGTCGCCTGCCTGAAGGTGCGGCCGAGCAAGATGGCGGAGCTGTTCGCGGAGCGGCGTGGGCAGTTGCTCTGGCGGTGCCGGACGGACATGCGGGAGCCGGCGCCGGAGACAGAGGCCCAGCTGACGGAGCTGGAGGCGGTGCTGACGCGGGAGGCCGAGACCTTCCTGGAGAGCTACGGGAAGCACTTCAAGAAATTTGCCATTTTGGCGGGCGTGGGCGTGGGGGCGCTGGCCCTGGGACCGGTGGGGGGCGCTGCCGGTGCCGGGATTGCCGCCGCTGCCATCGCTGCCGAGGTGGCGGTGGCCATTGGGGCTGGGACGGGCGCCATGGCCGGGATTGTCGTGGGCGGGGGCGTGGGCGGGGGAGTTGGTGGGAACATCGCCCAGAAGGATAGGCAGAGGGCCAAGGCTCCTGGcggcgggagggaggaggaggacggCACTGAGGATCTATCTGACGAGAAACCCCTGATCTGA